From a single Pseudomonas serboccidentalis genomic region:
- the arnC gene encoding undecaprenyl-phosphate 4-deoxy-4-formamido-L-arabinose transferase: protein MKPYPIRSVSIVIPVYNEQESLPELLRRTEAACRQLKHDFEIVLVDDGSRDESANMLEEAAGRENSPFVAVILNRNYGQHAAIMAGFEQCKGDVVITLDADLQNPPEEIPRLVAEAEKGYDVVGTVRGNRQDSALRRYPSKLINLAVQRSTGVAMSDYGCMLRAYRRTIIDAMLACRERSTFIPILANSFARHTTEIVVAHAEREHGDSKYSPMRLINLMFDLVTCMTTTPLRLLSIVGFAMAGLGVLFAVALIVLRLAFGAGWAGDGTFVLFAVLFVFTGGQFIGMGLLGEYLGRMYSDVRARPRFFIEKVLRSQPADPAPAVTVDGLSTASNSSTSDQVLS, encoded by the coding sequence GTGAAACCCTATCCAATCCGTAGCGTGTCGATCGTCATCCCGGTCTACAACGAACAGGAAAGCCTGCCTGAACTGCTGCGTCGTACCGAGGCGGCTTGCCGCCAGCTGAAACACGACTTTGAAATCGTGCTGGTCGACGACGGCAGCCGCGACGAATCGGCAAACATGCTTGAAGAAGCCGCTGGCCGTGAAAACAGCCCGTTCGTGGCGGTAATCCTCAACCGCAACTATGGTCAGCACGCCGCGATCATGGCCGGTTTCGAACAGTGCAAAGGCGACGTGGTGATCACCCTCGACGCCGACCTGCAGAACCCGCCGGAAGAAATTCCACGGCTGGTGGCCGAAGCCGAAAAAGGTTACGACGTGGTCGGCACCGTGCGTGGCAACCGTCAGGATTCGGCCCTGCGCCGCTACCCGTCGAAGCTGATCAACCTTGCCGTGCAACGCTCCACCGGCGTCGCCATGAGCGACTACGGCTGCATGCTGCGCGCCTACCGCCGCACCATCATCGACGCGATGCTCGCCTGCCGCGAACGCAGCACGTTCATCCCGATCCTGGCCAACAGTTTCGCCCGCCACACCACCGAAATCGTCGTGGCCCACGCCGAGCGTGAACACGGCGATTCCAAATACAGCCCGATGCGCCTGATCAACCTGATGTTCGATCTGGTCACCTGCATGACCACCACCCCGCTGCGTCTGCTGAGCATCGTCGGCTTCGCCATGGCCGGGCTGGGTGTGCTGTTCGCCGTCGCGCTGATCGTTCTGCGTCTGGCGTTCGGTGCCGGATGGGCCGGTGACGGTACGTTCGTGCTGTTCGCCGTGCTGTTCGTGTTCACCGGTGGTCAGTTCATCGGCATGGGGCTTTTGGGTGAATACCTGGGCCGCATGTACAGCGATGTGCGCGCCCGTCCGCGTTTCTTCATTGAAAAGGTGCTGCGCAGCCAGCCGGCCGATCCGGCCCCTGCGGTCACCGTTGATGGTCTTTCTACTGCTTCTAACTCCTCTACTTCCGATCAGGTTCTCTCATGA